In Variovorax paradoxus, a single genomic region encodes these proteins:
- a CDS encoding tripartite tricarboxylate transporter TctB family protein — translation MTTPDSSAPPQPAATWPQTLVGAGVLLTGLALAFGAIGISSEAGYGGVGPNFLPWLVSVVLVLCGGWIVWEARTGGFRELDAPSGADHAYWPGFVWVSAGLLLNAALITTLGFILSCTLCYVLAVQGLRRASGQGGVNSPRTWLTDFIAGLCISAPVFWTFTQFLAINLPGLTSTGWL, via the coding sequence ATGACAACTCCAGACTCCTCGGCCCCGCCGCAGCCCGCGGCCACGTGGCCGCAAACCCTGGTCGGCGCCGGCGTGCTGCTGACCGGCCTTGCGCTGGCGTTCGGCGCCATCGGCATTTCTTCCGAAGCCGGCTACGGCGGCGTCGGCCCCAACTTCCTGCCCTGGCTGGTGTCGGTGGTGCTGGTGCTGTGCGGCGGCTGGATCGTGTGGGAGGCGCGCACCGGCGGCTTCCGCGAACTCGACGCGCCCTCGGGCGCCGACCATGCCTACTGGCCCGGCTTCGTCTGGGTGTCGGCGGGGCTGCTGCTCAACGCCGCGCTCATCACCACGCTGGGCTTCATCCTGAGCTGCACGCTGTGCTACGTGCTGGCCGTGCAGGGCCTGCGCCGCGCGAGCGGGCAGGGCGGCGTGAATTCGCCGCGCACCTGGCTGACCGACTTCATCGCGGGGCTGTGCATCTCGGCGCCGGTGTTCTGGACCTTCACTCAATTCCTGGCCATCAACCTGCCCGGCCTCACTT